One genomic segment of Helianthus annuus cultivar XRQ/B chromosome 14, HanXRQr2.0-SUNRISE, whole genome shotgun sequence includes these proteins:
- the LOC110904938 gene encoding receptor kinase-like protein Xa21 has product MLEIISLTKNQLHGSLPSNLCLSQPHLTWITLGGNNFNGFLPPSISNCSDLEILDFSYNYLKGEIGIDFGRLQHLRGLSLADNNFGSKNLDDMNFFSSLSNCTNLEVIDIDMNQLGGVLPNSLGNFSSKLSYLALDSNHLSGSIPSSIGNLLGLNSFSLSENNFTGLIPESIAKLQNLQILYLFDNHFSGVIPRSIGNLSLLTKEAFGRNSLEGTIPSTIGRWKQVIDLELYGNKLSGCVPKELFQVTSLSIVLDLSQNNLSGVLPQEIGNLKLIGSINFSMNHLTGELPSSLSSCASLQSLDLSSNLFYGSMPESFSSQKALEYVDLSHNNFSGHIPTYLQQIPLKGLDLSYNNFEGEVPVKGVFANTSAMSVIGNTRLCGGIPDLHLTKCTSTTSNPKRRTRKLSVRAIVAVSLCSTVAGLGLFWFVLFYCQIKKKRDQQSEARLSESFEKISYGRLFKATEGFSAENLIGTGSFASVYKGVLDENGYTVAIKVLNLLRRGGFKSFMAECEALRNIRHRNLVKVITACSSIDFQGNDFKALVYDFMPNGNLESWLHSVDRTLDIFQRFGIIKDVACALDYLHCRGGNVIVHCDLKPSNILLDVDMVAHVGDFGLAKILSLEEGSYANASSSSIIRGTVGYAPPEYGLGNEVSTSGDMYSYGILLLEMLTGKKPVDPMFEGGLGLHSYARSALADGCVLQIVDPVLLSEGVNENSLISLVKIGVQCSYESPQDRMDIGTVIHELFGTTFASRS; this is encoded by the exons ATGTTAGAAATAATAAGTTTGACAAAAAACCAACTTCATGGTAGTCTACCCTCCAACTTATGTTTGAGTCAGCCCCATCTCACGTGGATAACATTAGGGGGTAATAACTTCAATGGATTCCTTCCACCGTCAATATCGAATTGTTCAGACTTGGAAATCCTTGATTTTTCTTATAATTATTTAAAGGGGGAAATAGGTATTGATTTTGGAAGACTACAACATCTTAGGGGACTATCTCTTGCTGACAACAATTTTGGAAGCAAGAATCTTGATGACATGaatttcttttcttctttgtCCAACTGCACCAATTTGGAAGTTATAGATATTGACATGAACCAATTAGGAGGGGTGCTCCCAAATTCACTTGGGAACTTCTCATCCAAACTGTCTTACCTAGCGTTGGACAGTAACCACCTCTCAGGTAGCATCCCTTCATCAATAGGCAATTTGTTAGGCCTAAACTCATTTTCTTTAAGTGAAAACAACTTTACAGGCTTGATTCCTGAAAGCATTGCcaagcttcaaaacctgcaaaTACTATATCTTTTTGACAACCATTTCTCTGGGGTTATTCCAAGATCTATAGGAAACTTGTCACTTTTAACTAAAGAAGCATTTGGTAGAAATAGTTTGGAAGGCACTATACCCTCGACAATTGGGAGATGGAAACAAGTTATAGATTTGGAACTTTATGGAAATAAGCTAAGCGGGTGTGTACCTAAAGAGCTATTCCAAGTGACATCACTTTCCATAGTACTAGATCTGAGTCAAAACAATCTATCTGGAGTGCTTCCACAAGAGATTGGCAACCTGAAACTCATAGGATCAATTAATTTTTCTATGAATCATTTAACAGGTGAACTTCCAAGTAGTTTAAGCAGTTGCGCCAGTCTTCAAAGCCTAGACCTTTCTAGTAATCTCTTTTATGGATCAATGCCGGAATCATTTAGTTCACAGAAAGCCCTCGAATATGTTGACTTGTCACACAATAACTTTTCTGGGCACATTCCAACATATCTGCAACAAATTCCCTTGAAGGGTCTAGATCTTTCCTATAATAACTTTGAGGGTGAGGTGCCTGTTAAAGGTGTTTTCGCCAACACAAGTGCAATGTCCGTCATTGGGAATACCAGACTTTGTGGGGGAATACCGGACCTTCACCTAACAAAATGCACAAGCACAACTAGCAACCCCAAAAGACGAACTCGAAAGCTTTCTGTACGTGCTATAGTAGCAGTTTCGCTATGTTCCACTGTTGCGGGTTTGGGCCTTTTTTGGTTTGTCTTGTTTTACTGTCAAATAAAAAAGAAGAGAGATCAACAATCAGAAGCAAGATTGTCTGAATCTTTTGAGAAGATATCATATGGAAGGCTTTTCAAAGCAACGGAAGGGTTCTCTGCAGAAAATCTGATTGGTACAGGTAGCTTTGCTTCGGTTTACAAAGGAGTTCTTGATGAAAATGGCTACACCGTGGCAATCAAAGTACTAAACCTTCTACGCCGAGGAGGTTTTAAGAGCTTTATGGCTGAGTGTGAGGCCTTGAGAAACATTCGTCACCGCAACCTGGTGAAAGTCATAACAGCTTGCTCAAGTATCGATTTCCAAGGCAATGATTTCAAAGCTTTGGTGTACGATTTCATGCCTAATGGGAATCTGGAGAGCTGGTTGCATTCTGTAGATCGTACCTTAGATATTTTTCAAAGATTCGGTATCATCAAAGATGTGGCTTGCGCTCTTGATTATCTCCATTGTCGTGGTGGAAATGTTATCGTTCATTGTGATTTGAAGCCGAGCAACATATTATTGGATGTGGATATGGTTGCTCATGTTGGAGATTTTGGTCTGGCGAAAATACTTTCCCTTGAAGAAGGTTCTTATGCAAATGCGAGTAGCTCAAGTATCATTAGAGGAACCGTTGGGTATGCACCTCCAG AATATGGGCTTGGAAATGAAGTTTCAACAAGCGGGGACATGTATAGCTATGGGATCCTATTATTAGAGATGTTGACAGGGAAAAAACCTGTTGATCCAATGTTTGAAGGAGGGCTAGGCCTGCATTCCTATGCTAGGAGTGCCTTGGCTGATGGTTGTGTGCTTCAGATTGTGGATCCAGTGCTTCTAAGTGAGGGTGTCAACGAAAATAGTTTGATTTCACTAGTAAAAATCGGTGTGCAATGCTCTTACGAGTCTCCACAAGATCGAATGGATATTGGGACTGTTATTCACGAACTCTTCGGGACAACATTTGCAAGTAGATCTTGA
- the LOC110904939 gene encoding putative receptor-like protein kinase At3g47110, translating into MLLSKLESVLVVALVIHIIGAVYGSSAESDHLALLEFKSKITLDPQGALTSWNDSLPFCQWRGVTCGRRHRRVTVLDLQDLGLVGSLSPYLGNMSFLGNITLDNNNLHGSIPHEIGQLHRLQVLSLPKNLFTGEIPANMSSWPKLSLFNLKDNNLSGKIPNDFSSKSLITVIALSNNDLTGGIPPSIGNLTSLEILALQGCQLGGIIPSSFNQLKTCEK; encoded by the coding sequence ATGCTCTTGTCTAAACTAGAATCAGTCTTGGTTGTTGCTCTTGTCATACATATTATTGGAGCAGTCTATGGTTCTAGTGCTGAGTCAGACCATCTTGCATTACTGGAATTCAAATCAAAGATTACACTTGACCCTCAAGGTGCTTTGACATCTTGGAATGATTCCCTTCCTTTTTGCCAGTGGAGAGGAGTGACATGTGGTCGCCGCCACCGAAGAGTCACAGTGTTGGATCTACAAGACTTGGGTTTAGTAGGTTCTTTATCTCCTTATCTTGGTAACATGAGCTTCCTCGGTAACATTACCCTTGACAACAACAACCTTCATGGAAGTATCCCTCATGAGATAGGTCAATTACACCGATTACAGGTATTATCCCTTCCCAAGAATTTGTTCACCGGGGAAATCCCAGCCAACATGTCAAGTTGGCCAAAACTGTCACTCTTTAACTTAAAGGATAATAACCTATCTGGGAAAATTCCAAATGATTTTAGTTCTAAGTCACTAATAACTGTCATAGCCTTATCCAACAATGACCTCACTGGTGGTATTCCACCATCCATAGGCAATCTCACATCTCTTGAAATACTCGCTCTACAAGGTTGTCAGCTAGGAGGGATCATTCCTAGTTCCTTCAATCAATTGAAAACTTGCGAAAAATAG